The Quercus lobata isolate SW786 chromosome 4, ValleyOak3.0 Primary Assembly, whole genome shotgun sequence genome segment atttatttatttatatttttgaaaaggaGTCACATGATACAGAGTCCAgactctagacatataaaattaGCTAATTTCCTACAAATACATGCATGATCATGAAATCACTTCCACCTTTTATTTATCCCCCATCAACTTCAAAAGGTACCATTCTATCTAAATTTAATTCAACTTCTGTACAAGCTCATTTTCAATACGTATTCCTTGAGAGCATAATGACCAGGTTATGTAACATCAATTCAACATCATCACATCCCTCTCCCGATCAACACCACAGCAATTCCAACCACCCAAAATCCTTCTAAACTACAATACCAGACTCTACATAGTATGCCCACAGCCCACAGGCCATGCCAACATCACAAAACTATACCATTTCTTTCAACTAtgtaagaaatgaaaaaagataaCGCTCATTATTTCTACTTTCTATGAACATGATATATCCAGTGTCTTATTcctgcatatatatatatatatatatatatatatattatcaaagACAAAAATTGGATCTTAATCAATTATCAATTTTAGCGTGGAGGCTGTTTGTTCTCTGTCATTGCAGCTAATGAACAAGTCCAAGTATTGCATTGCTTCGCAAGGGAGGAGACCttcaagaagaaaattaaacaaatgtGAGTGAGTCCCTTGCATGACATCCAAACACTGCTCCAATACCCTCTTCTGCTGCTCCTTGTTGAGCTCCACTGCCTCCATGAAAGGTAGTAAATCTTTGTCCTCCTCCATGAAGTGCTGTTTAGAATTCTCCTGTGGCACAGTACAAAATACAAAGAATCCAAATTAGCACCACACTCATAGCATAGCACCAAAGGCAAAGTGCTTGTGGTTGTGAATCTTTTCTTGCActtcaagtataaaaaaaaaaaaaaattaaataggattCTTCACCGGTGTAAATCATGTCTCATTATAATATTCGATATTTTCATTGGCAAGCATTATCTAGTGGTTCTCAATGCCACTATGTATAAAGCAGTCCTCACCTGCAATGATTTAAGCCTAGTGGAAAGGTTGGAGAGAGCCTCTTGGTAGTCAGGGCTCCCTGAGTCCATAACTCCAATAGATTTAATGCCTTCTTTGATACCATTCATGATGGGTAGGTCCCTTGCATGTTCCTCGTTTGCAGCTTTACATATTCCTGCATCATCATGATTATTTACAAGTATCTTTAGTAAGtgctttccttaaaaaataagctactTTCACCCTCCCCCAAAACTTACTAGCATGATCTCAAcgaacttagatgaattgataATTACCAGAGAATGAGAAATGTAACCATCTTTGATTGCTTTCACAACATATTTAACATTTGACTGTAAATAATATgacttttgttttcattttaatttggtGGGATAACTCCAAATGGGAAGATGCCAAAGCAGGTAAAACAAGTACATAGGAGGGTCCATCCTCtactaaaagaaaaagttagagAAAGGGGTGTGCCGCTCAAGTTTCCAAACTCAGCTTTATTAGGAGGAAAAGCACCCACCTAGACAGGTTTTCAAATATTCTCTTGGTTACTTAAAAAAGAGATAATTCTTACCATTTATGTTTAAACTTTTCCAAAAGATAGAATTTATAAGTGTCGCCGATAATATTGCTAGACATGTTAGTGGGTTTGCGGTGTGGATGGAGGCCAAATCGGCCATTCtttcttaataataattacagtgttctttctaaaaaaaaaataaaaaaaatacaacaataaGAGCATAATGGAACCAAATGAGTAGCTCAATGATATcaattaattatgtttatgttttaaaCCTACCCTTCATAAAGTTTCATGCATATAATCATAATCATATAATGGATAAGTCAAAGTTTCACTTTCTAATAAACTAAACTAGTATAATGTCGGTTTCAATTAGCTTAACTTTagaataaaataacaaatgaaATACTCTGGTGCGATTGGTGTGACTAATAATAAGTGGATCCAATAACAAGAAACAAGAAGTTTTGAGGGTAACACGTAACCCAGTTTTGAGTGGAACAACTGTAACCAATTAAAACTCGACACGTGTTCATATTAATTTAACGGTCCTTACCTCGATCAGCCTTCTCCAAGATCGGAAACACGACTCTCTCCTCCATCTGAGCGTGCTCCAACAACACTTCCAGCAGCTCCGAGTAGCTCCTCGCGAGCTTCTTCATCTCCATGCGCGGGCTCCCCACCGTCGGATCCACACTCCCCTTCCCTCCACGCGTCGCCAGATCCTCCACCCACCTCACCAGCCTCTCCACGTGCCACGTCATGCTCTTGTGCTGCAGCGCAATCGCCCTCACCACCAACGGCGTCgtttcctcctcctcctcgtCCTCCTCGTCGCAGCTCCTCACCCCCAGAGGCGGGTGCGGAAACCGCGCGTCAATGTAACGCAGAACCGTTTCGAGTGAGCCCGACACGGTCTCGGACCCGATTTGGAGAACCGGCGCGTCGGACCCGAAATTCGGCGTGTCGGAGGGGACGAACCGGACCGAGACGCCCTTGTGGAGGAGGGCGAATCGGATGTAGGCGGCGGGGACGCTGGTCGGTGAGCCGTATAATCGGACGGTCGAAGATTTGGTGGAGACGACAGCGGCGGCGGCGGTACAGGCGGTAGtaccggtggtggtggtggtgatgccGTTGTTGAGGATGACGTCATGGGGGACAATCTCGGCCGTCGATTTCTTAGACTTTTTACGAAAGCAATTCCACTTTTTTATCATCGTTAAAATGCGCGAGCGAGAGGCAGAGTGAGTGAGAGTGCGAAACGGAGGCGTTAAATGGAGGAAAGAGATGGGGTGGGGGTAGTTGAGAAAGGAATTGAATTTGGGGGTTTGATGAGACTATAAATAGGGTGGTTGGATGGAGCAGCTTGTTATGGAAGGGACTGATTCAAAGGATGTAGGAAATATAGAAGACGTATTtctgactatatatatatttctttgtttcttattgaATGACAGTGGTGCAGAGAGGGGTAGATAGCAAAATATGTACTAGTAAACGCTGACGCTCCGGGGGGCTCGCTCTTTTTTTGTCTCCTTCTTTTTCTACTTCTCCTCGGATTCTTATTATTTCCCACGTCAAttcagaaaaattaaaattaaaattaaaaataataataaaataaaaaacccaaaaaaaaaaagttatattaatAATTGAGATATCCATTAACATCCTTTATTTTGTAGTACGTCAGCATCAAATGTCAAGTTGTCAACATGTCCAATCCTAATCCTCCTCCTAAAGATTAACGCCAGACAAAGGGATATGATTAATGTGGGGGAGGCAAGTCCAAATATATATTGGCCTTGGACATTGTCTGAGAAGGTACGATGGTCGGAGAATTGATCAACAGTGAAGAATGAGTAAGACCAAGAACTTCACGAGCAAGTTATGGTTGTAAAGGCCGGGAAAGATAGGCCGAGGACGAATATCTTCTTAGCTAAACAAAGAAAAGGTCAAAATGTGAGTTTTATTATCTAAAGTGACATTTTAGGAAGTTCTGTTGATAAAGATATGCATTGTGAACGTACTTGACAAAATGAGAGCtgagaaatatctaagaaaaaactactaccaccgcattgaatgctctgcaatTAACTCTttagccgcatttatgtgaagaagacccctgaacagtgctggcTTGGTCGCCCCAACTCACAGAAGGTCTGTgagggtgtccgatgggacaagtactcaagtaGTGTCTTGAACGATCGACAAGTGGAGGGGTCAGGATTATTCAAAATgagatatataatgtaagagacccctGATGTAAAAGAGGtcgagaaattaagagaaaaagacCGTTGCATCAAGAACTTAACTTATAATCAAACtttagagaaatatataagaaatgaTCTCCTCAAACTGTACCGAGGACagttttctttagattaaactaTTCTATAtacattttcttgtcatctgaaTCCATTTTAGTTGTTGACTGATTCATtgaaacctagttttccaacccactctctacaaattcattgtattagacCTTTTGAATTTAAGTTCATTTATCATTTGGGTTAGGGACTCAAATTGCGTCATTATAATTAAGtaactaaaattttctaaaataatatattattaatacattttttttttttttgctagagTTTAGTGTATGTTACTGTTATCTTATTTGTTTGcatcattttaaattataaaaatttaaaatttaaaaatttaattaatgatatAATTACTAATCTTTTATcttctgaaattttttaaacatgaaatatgtaagaagaaaatgtaatccacaTTTATTAAATctacattaaataaaaaaaatatggaaagtgtaaaattacaaactattttgcaatatttttttacaaattgttgatgtggttGGTGAGTAATTATTTGTAAgtgaaaaagtgatgttagtagTAGGTCCGGATAAAAGTCAGTAAAAATTGACACaacaataatttgtaaaaatattataaaataatttgtagttATACCTTTACTTAAAAGATCTTAAGTGAAATTATaaccaaaatttttcttttttatatattacaactTAACTGACACACTTTTAGTGATTTTCATTTTCCTGTAGGTCACCACCATATCACTTTATCATCCATTATAACTTACAAGTTACAGATTTGTGAAGATTTGGGGGGTATTTGCtacatgcatttaaaaattgaaaacatgtgtttaaaaacatgtgtgaaaatacatatgagtaaaaaagtgtgtaaaaatacttataatattgtttaaaaactgaaaacatgtgtttgagcGAGTGTACTAAATAGAGCCTTGTTGTCTAGTCTAGAATCATTTGCCATTgaaatttttctcattctttacAGGgatggaaaaacaaaatttatgttcaatCTGCCGGCACTATTAAATTGTAGTCTTTTATTGCTAATATCTAgggtattttttattaattcataatataataataactgATCAAACAACacacagacaaaaaaaaaaaaaaaaaacatatttcatatcaaatttcatCATACTTTTATAAATAGTATTTAGATTAAAATAGGTGTATATTGAAGATTTTGAAAATAGTGACAATAATTACTATAAAACAATCAAGTAATTAGTGtcagtttggtttttttttttttttgagaagaaaatttggttagtttatttatttataggtgTTTCTACCAAAAGAAACTTGAGATATACTGGGAGGCTGATCCTAAATGAagacaaacaattgaaagagaaataGTAAAAGAAGCAAAGAAGTGGGTTGGGACTTGCGAAAAAGATTTGCTGGGTTTGATAACTTCATATGGGTTTTCGGTGATACTGCTTGCAGAATGGGAAAGAAAgaagtgaaaaaatatatataaattttaataaaatagtgaCAGAGGATTGAGgctgatgcttttttttttttttaattataataaattagttAAAGTAGTAAAAgtagagttttatttttatttttattttttatattaatttagctaaaattgTATTGAGGCTGGTACTAATGCTCTGATATctatcttcttaaaaaaaaaaaaaaaaaaaaaaagagttttatcTGTCTATTTTAGGATGGGAAATCTATGATTCTGGGGATAAAATGTCATAGTATGAGATTTTAGGATATTGTAAGAAGTTATTGTAAACAATAAAGTGATGTTAGTGATgaattaatgtaaaaattaataataatttgctATCTTATAAATTGTgaaaacaattatgaaaaatattcattattttctaaGTAATATATAGTGACTTGAGAGAGAGCTTTCTCCACTTCAAACCATGGTTTTTTACctttctaagtatttttttgtaaaattaatgTGCTCTCTGTGATCTTCTCTCCATTAAACACTCCATTAGCAACAGTACAATTGGCCATTGATTCATTTTAATGGCACCAGATGTGTGGGTAGTTCACTAACCTAAAACCAGTGCCTATTAAGCCCCCACCTAAAACCTAAATACCACATTcatggtttaaaaaaagaaaaagaaaaagaactccCTCTTCTTTTATTCCACTTTTAGTAAACAAACCATCtgcaaaacaaacccaaatgcATTTAtattaagagtaatgttacagacacaaattattttataatatttttataaaatgttgatgtggctaggtcttattagttttcatttaggcccaccattaatatcattttttcatttaccaataattattcagcaatttgtaaaatagtttgtatttaggttttattagt includes the following:
- the LOC115986844 gene encoding uncharacterized protein LOC115986844, with amino-acid sequence MIKKWNCFRKKSKKSTAEIVPHDVILNNGITTTTTGTTACTAAAAVVSTKSSTVRLYGSPTSVPAAYIRFALLHKGVSVRFVPSDTPNFGSDAPVLQIGSETVSGSLETVLRYIDARFPHPPLGVRSCDEEDEEEEETTPLVVRAIALQHKSMTWHVERLVRWVEDLATRGGKGSVDPTVGSPRMEMKKLARSYSELLEVLLEHAQMEERVVFPILEKADRGICKAANEEHARDLPIMNGIKEGIKSIGVMDSGSPDYQEALSNLSTRLKSLQENSKQHFMEEDKDLLPFMEAVELNKEQQKRVLEQCLDVMQGTHSHLFNFLLEGLLPCEAMQYLDLFISCNDREQTASTLKLIID